A genomic window from Elaeis guineensis isolate ETL-2024a chromosome 3, EG11, whole genome shotgun sequence includes:
- the LOC140856151 gene encoding serine/threonine-protein kinase Aurora-1-like: MAIATETQQEEKPSSKDTTVEKRWTLNDFDIGKPLGRGKFGHVYLAREKRSNHIVALKVLFKSQLRQSQVEHQLRREVEIQSHLRHPNILRLYGYFYDQTRVYLIIEYAAKGELYKELQRCKCFSERRAATYISSLARALIYLHGKHVIHRDIKPENLLIGIQGELKIADFGWSVHTFNRRRTMCGTLDYLPPEMVESTEHDASVDIWSLGVLCYEFLFGVPPFEAKEHSDTYRRIVKVDLKFPPKPVISPAAKDLISQMLVKDSSQRLPLHKLLEHPWIVQNADPSGIYRG, encoded by the exons ATGGCGATCGCCACGGAAACCCAGCAGGAAGAGAAG CCTTCTTCAAAGGATACAACAGTGGAGAAGCGCTGGACGCTGAACGATTTTGACATCGGAAAGCCACTAGGAAGAGGAAAGTTTGGTCATGTCTATCTGGCCAGAGAAAAGAGG AGTAATCATATAGTGGCACTAAAAGTTCTTTTTAAGAGCCAGCTGAGACAATCTCAAGTAGAGCATCAGCTGCGACGTGAAGTAGAAATACAGAGTCACCTCAGGCACCCAAATATACTACGTCTATATGGATACTTCTATGACCAG aCTCGTGTTTATTTGATAATAGAATATGCAGCAAAAGGTGAACTTTACAAAGAATTGCAGAGGTGCAAATGCTTCAGTGAAAGGCGTGCAGCTACT TACATCTCATCATTAGCACGGGCATTAATCTATCTTCATGGGAAGCATGTGATTCACAGGGATATCAAACCAGAAAATCTTCTGATTGGAATACAG GGCGAGTTAAAAATTGCAGATTTTGGTTGGTCTGTACACACTTTTAACCGTAGGCGGACCATGTGCGGCACGCTGGATTACCTCCCACCTGAAATGG TGGAAAGCACAGAACATGATGCTAGTGTAGACATATGGAGCTTGGGTGTCTTGTGCTATGAATTCCTTTTCGGAGTTCCACCTTTTGAGGCAAAGGAACACTCAGATACATACAGAAG GATAGTAAAAGTCGACCTTAAGTTTCCCCCAAAGCCAGTTATTTCTCCTGCTGCAAAGGATCTTATCAGCCAG ATGCTTGTCAAAGATTCCTCACAACGTCTTCCACTTCATAAGCTGCTTGAGCATCCATGGATAGTTCAAAATGCAGATCCCTCGGGCATCTACAGAGGATGA